A window of Paenibacillus sp. 19GGS1-52 contains these coding sequences:
- a CDS encoding ABC transporter ATP-binding protein, producing the protein MQVIIYYIRQLFALSGVKLYLNMLGMLISGLLESSAILLLVPMLAMAGIQLGGTGAGYNLPMFDFITELPQSTALLLVLGVYILIALCQNVISRSVAIRNVEIQQNYGRKLRYEVYSALLRAEWSFFLKKRTSDLINMMTTELARVLAGISSFLQFITSLLFTLVQIGFAFWLSPKMTLSVLVCAVLLSVFSRRFIRKARKLGSRSSLLGKVYLGGITDQLNGIKDIKSNNLELSRLNWLHDFTGEVKQEQLDYTRMRSNSQLLYKMSSTLLIAVFIFVSFRFMHAEGPHLLLVILIFARLWPTFATLQSLMEQLSSVLPSFKQLQQLQEECQQAAERSEEESKQHIVPLTLKRGLEARDVDFRYHPQEPHYSLQQVNVFIPANRMTAVVGRSGAGKSTLVDLLMGLMQPESGEILADGKPISGERLLSYRRSIGYVAQDPFLYNATIRENLTMIKPDASEEELWEALEFASSAEFVRALPQGLDTLIGDRGIRLSGGERQRLVLARAIIRKPSILVLDEATSALDTENEKKIQEALDRLKHSVTIIVIAHRLSTIRGADQILVIDDGHVVQQGLYSGLALEKGGMFSRLLSSQNEAM; encoded by the coding sequence ATGCAAGTAATAATCTATTACATCCGCCAGCTGTTTGCTTTGTCTGGAGTTAAACTGTACCTTAATATGTTAGGCATGCTCATCAGCGGACTGCTGGAAAGTTCGGCCATTCTGCTGCTCGTGCCCATGCTGGCAATGGCGGGCATTCAGCTTGGCGGTACAGGAGCGGGTTATAATTTACCTATGTTTGATTTTATCACAGAGCTGCCACAGTCCACGGCGCTTCTGCTTGTGCTTGGAGTCTACATTCTGATCGCCCTTTGCCAGAATGTGATCTCACGGTCAGTCGCGATCCGCAACGTAGAAATTCAGCAGAATTATGGCCGGAAGCTGCGGTATGAAGTATACAGCGCACTATTGCGGGCCGAGTGGTCTTTTTTTCTCAAAAAACGGACTTCGGACCTGATCAATATGATGACAACGGAACTGGCGAGAGTGCTCGCAGGCATAAGCAGTTTCTTGCAGTTTATTACTTCGCTTCTGTTCACCCTAGTCCAAATTGGCTTCGCCTTTTGGCTGTCCCCCAAGATGACCCTCTCCGTTCTGGTTTGTGCGGTCCTGCTATCCGTATTCTCCCGCCGATTTATCCGTAAGGCCAGAAAGCTGGGCAGCCGCAGTTCCTTACTCGGTAAAGTTTATTTGGGTGGAATCACGGACCAATTGAACGGTATCAAAGATATCAAAAGCAACAATCTGGAGCTTTCCCGACTGAATTGGCTTCATGATTTCACTGGGGAGGTCAAGCAGGAGCAGCTTGATTATACACGGATGCGCTCCAATTCCCAGCTGTTGTACAAAATGTCATCTACACTGCTGATCGCCGTGTTTATCTTCGTGTCTTTCCGGTTTATGCATGCAGAGGGTCCACATCTGTTGCTGGTCATCCTGATCTTTGCCCGGCTGTGGCCGACTTTCGCTACGCTGCAGTCCTTGATGGAGCAGCTGTCTTCGGTTCTTCCTTCGTTTAAACAGTTGCAGCAATTGCAGGAAGAATGCCAGCAGGCCGCTGAACGTAGTGAGGAGGAAAGCAAGCAGCACATTGTCCCTTTGACGCTGAAGCGGGGTCTGGAAGCGCGGGATGTCGATTTCCGTTATCATCCGCAGGAGCCGCATTATTCGCTGCAGCAGGTAAATGTCTTTATTCCCGCCAATCGCATGACGGCTGTAGTTGGACGTTCGGGAGCAGGGAAGAGCACGCTTGTTGATCTGCTTATGGGACTTATGCAGCCGGAATCAGGGGAGATTCTGGCCGACGGCAAACCGATCTCGGGAGAGCGGCTTCTGTCTTACAGACGGTCAATTGGCTATGTAGCACAGGACCCATTCCTTTATAATGCTACCATTCGGGAGAACCTCACCATGATTAAACCAGATGCGAGCGAGGAAGAGCTATGGGAAGCCTTGGAGTTCGCTTCTTCTGCTGAATTTGTTCGTGCACTGCCGCAGGGACTAGATACGCTAATTGGGGACCGGGGTATTCGCCTGTCTGGTGGGGAACGGCAGCGTCTCGTACTCGCGCGGGCGATTATCCGCAAGCCTTCCATATTGGTTCTGGATGAGGCGACGAGTGCGCTGGACACGGAGAACGAGAAGAAAATTCAGGAAGCCTTGGATCGGTTGAAGCACTCCGTAACGATTATCGTGATTGCCCACCGTCTATCTACAATCCGGGGAGCGGATCAGATTTTGGTTATTGACGATGGTCATGTTGTACAGCAGGGTCTGTATTCAGGACTAGCTTTAGAAAAGGGCGGGATGTTTAGCCGATTGTTAAGCAGTCAAAATGAGGCTATGTAG
- a CDS encoding lasso peptide biosynthesis B2 protein → MSTLRRIRRLLTYDKAVLALIPEALLRLTLARIQLLFPFSKTATRLGLKSNETSSVSKDSDITSIKHITSAIRIISRYTPWKSTCMVRAVAGLDMLEKRGIESTLYLGVARDVKGQMIAHAWLRSGAYYVSGDDMMQGFVVVEKFAKVLQAE, encoded by the coding sequence ATGAGTACGCTTCGGCGCATTCGTCGGCTGTTAACTTATGACAAAGCTGTGTTGGCGCTGATTCCAGAAGCCTTGTTGAGATTGACCTTGGCGAGAATTCAGCTATTGTTTCCGTTCTCCAAGACCGCGACGAGGCTCGGTCTAAAGTCTAATGAGACCTCTTCGGTCTCCAAAGACAGCGATATTACTAGTATTAAGCATATTACTAGCGCTATTCGAATAATCAGCAGATATACGCCTTGGAAGAGTACTTGTATGGTCAGAGCGGTGGCCGGACTGGACATGCTAGAGAAGCGCGGAATAGAAAGCACACTGTATCTGGGGGTTGCGAGAGACGTAAAAGGCCAAATGATTGCGCATGCTTGGCTGCGCAGTGGGGCTTATTATGTCTCTGGCGACGATATGATGCAGGGTTTTGTCGTTGTGGAGAAGTTTGCAAAAGTCTTACAAGCCGAGTAA
- a CDS encoding lasso peptide biosynthesis PqqD family chaperone, producing MNNTNMLSLESVLVQQAGNIASDMDGEKVMLNVKNGKYYNLGEVGGEIWNALASPAPVSLVVETIKDNFEVSAELAERDVFSFLQHLLEEDLIEFVSRP from the coding sequence ATGAACAATACAAATATGTTGTCCCTCGAATCTGTTCTTGTGCAACAGGCTGGCAATATTGCCAGCGACATGGACGGTGAGAAGGTTATGCTGAATGTGAAGAACGGAAAGTACTATAACCTTGGAGAGGTTGGCGGAGAGATCTGGAATGCGCTGGCATCCCCTGCTCCTGTTAGCCTCGTGGTAGAGACCATTAAGGACAATTTTGAAGTTTCGGCCGAACTTGCTGAGCGGGATGTGTTTTCCTTCCTGCAGCATTTGCTGGAAGAGGATCTTATCGAATTCGTCAGCCGGCCATGA
- a CDS encoding aldolase, whose product MVNTVQRLAYKAFGLQIYSELPLPELPLTDQPGLIGSISVIQADLAERWANIPKVSLSLGLLGNEVMFEIKDTAIFSVQDGNTIVVSPAAHADEDCIRLFILGSCMGILLMQRRVLPLHGSALVIDKKAYALVGRSGAGKSTLASYLMDQNYRLISDDVIPVMVQNGHPLAVPGYPQQKLWQQSLDYLGMSSSSYRPLFQREAKFAVPVHDRFHAEPLPLAGVFELAVSSDSPITVQPIQGMERFHTIFNHTYQKHVVSHLGIMEWHFSLIASFVNRLPIYRLTRPEQGFSAPEQAALVLETIHNQVEER is encoded by the coding sequence ATGGTCAATACAGTTCAGCGCCTTGCCTATAAAGCCTTTGGTCTACAAATTTATAGTGAATTACCATTGCCGGAACTTCCTTTAACCGATCAACCAGGACTCATCGGCAGCATATCAGTCATTCAAGCGGACTTGGCTGAGCGATGGGCAAACATACCTAAGGTTTCCCTCAGTCTAGGGTTGCTGGGTAACGAAGTCATGTTCGAGATCAAGGATACAGCTATTTTTTCTGTTCAAGACGGCAATACAATAGTGGTATCACCCGCTGCCCATGCTGACGAGGATTGTATTCGTTTGTTTATTCTGGGAAGCTGTATGGGGATTCTGCTTATGCAAAGACGAGTTCTCCCCCTTCACGGTAGTGCGCTTGTCATCGATAAAAAAGCCTACGCGCTGGTGGGCCGTTCCGGAGCAGGCAAATCGACACTCGCTTCCTATTTAATGGATCAGAACTACCGGCTTATCAGCGACGACGTTATTCCCGTTATGGTGCAAAATGGACATCCGTTAGCAGTTCCAGGCTATCCGCAGCAGAAGTTATGGCAGCAAAGCTTGGACTATTTGGGAATGAGTTCGTCCTCTTATCGCCCGCTTTTCCAAAGAGAAGCTAAATTCGCAGTTCCGGTACATGACCGCTTTCACGCCGAACCGTTGCCGCTCGCCGGTGTATTCGAATTAGCGGTTTCGTCTGACAGTCCAATAACTGTACAGCCTATCCAAGGAATGGAACGATTCCATACGATATTTAATCATACGTATCAGAAGCATGTCGTGAGTCACCTCGGTATCATGGAATGGCATTTCAGCCTGATCGCCTCATTCGTCAACCGATTGCCGATTTATCGGCTTACCCGGCCAGAGCAGGGCTTTAGCGCTCCGGAGCAAGCTGCGCTTGTTCTTGAAACGATCCATAATCAAGTGGAGGAGAGATAA
- a CDS encoding paeninodin family lasso peptide — MKKEYNTPSLEVLDIKMTMAGPGERIADSFQADPTEVVHYS, encoded by the coding sequence ATGAAAAAAGAATATAACACGCCTTCTTTGGAAGTTCTTGATATCAAAATGACTATGGCTGGACCAGGAGAAAGAATTGCTGACTCTTTCCAGGCTGATCCAACTGAAGTTGTACACTACTCGTAA